In Zingiber officinale cultivar Zhangliang chromosome 11B, Zo_v1.1, whole genome shotgun sequence, a single window of DNA contains:
- the LOC122035304 gene encoding zinc finger MYM-type protein 1-like, with the protein MNLEDPGNWNSIDQKLRDYLIEMGPKRVNDFLFPKDSSNRHFDLSHYTRLFKTEQMMSRMGNLDNDGYKDWRNMHRSLKQHEASRDHMDCMIAWVELEKWLENNQTIDYSMQLQINKERQHWKQVLTRIISIVKTLAKNTLAFQGDDEKLYVGNNGLFLQMIEMVAEFDPVMEEHVRCCEAKESQYTYFSPKIQNKLIETLANEVKRAIIAKVKHAKYFSIILDCTSDASHQEQMSLVLRYLDDSTDTPKVEEYWVDFLKVDDTSGLGLLSELLNVLTRVGLDIDDIRGQGYDNRSNMSGRHKGVQKRLLEINQRAFYTPCGCHSLNLALVDTVECCPKAKSFFGVVQCIYTLFSSSTKRWKIFKDKVSGLTVKPLSHTHWESHVESVKAIKEQIVNIRDALLDLAEVAEDSKTKSDAETLALYDLESFEFLLGMHHKQWWGRYTYVMSAALDAGTSFMGVVAFFALGNYNIYSVNWWGGVTEDYCPLAKCPTEPDAYIPEGCPELH; encoded by the exons ATGAATTTGGAGGATCCTGGAAATTGGAATAGCATTGATCAAAAATTGAGAGATTACTTAATTGAAATGGGTCCAAAAAGAGTGAATGATTTTTTGTTTCCTAAGGATAGTAGCAAtaggcattttgatttatcacaTTATACACGG TTGTTCAAGACTGAACAAATGATGAGTAGAATGGGGAATTTGGATAATGATGGATACAAAGACTGGCGTAATATGCATAGAAGTCTTAAACAACATGAAGCTAGTAGAGACCATATGGATTGTATGATTGCTTGGGTTGAATTAGAAAAGTGGCTGGAAAACAATCAAACAATTGATTATAGTATGCAACTTCAAATCAACAAAGAAAGACAACATTGGAAGCAAGTGTTAACAAGAATAATTTCCATTGTGAAAACACTTGCCAAAAATACTTTGGCATTTCAAGGGGATGATGAGAAACTTTATGTCGGGAACAATGGGCTATTTTTGCAAATGATAGAAATGGTTGCTGAGTTTGATCCAGTGATGGAGGAGCATGTTCGATGTTGTGAAGCAAAGGAATCTCAATATACATATTTTAgtccaaaaattcaaaataaactaatagagACTTTGGCAAATGAAGTGAAAAGGGCAATCATTGCAAAAGTTAAAcatgcaaaatatttttcaataatacTTGATTGTACTTCAGAtgcaagtcatcaagaacaaatgtctCTAGTGCTACGATATTTGGATGATTCAACGGACACACCAAAAGTAGAAGAATATTGGGTTGACTTTTTGAAGGTGGATGACACATCAGGTCTTGGGTTATTAAGTGAACTTCTAAATGTGTTAACTAGAGTTGGGCTTGACATTGATGACATAAGAGGACAGGGGTACGACAATAGGTCTAACATGAGTGGAAGACACAAAGGTGTACAAAAAAGATTGCTTGAAATAAATCAGAGAGCCTTTTACACACCATGTGGTTGTCATAGTCTCAATTTGGCCTTAGTTGATACGGTGGAATGTTGTCCTAAAGCCAAATCCTTCTTTGGAGTGGTGCAATGCATCTACACATTGTTTTCTTCCTCTACAAAGAGATggaaaatttttaaagataaggTGTCTGGTTTGACTGTTAAGCCATTGTCACATACCCATTGGGAAAGTCATGTTGAAAGTGTTAAAGCCATAAAAGAGCAAATTGTAAATATAAGAGATGCTTTACTTGACTTGGCAGAAGTTGCTGAAGATTCTAAAACAAAGAGTGATGCGGAGACCTTAGCACTATATGATCTTGAGAGTTTTGAGTTCTTGCTTGGAATG CACCACAAGCAGTGGTGGGGGCGCTACACCTATGTCATGTCTGCCGCCCTCGACGCCGGCACAAGCTTCATGGGCGTCGTCGCCTTCTTCGCTCTCGGGAACTATAACATCTACTCCGTCAACTGGTGGGGAGGCGTCACCGAAGACTATTGTCCCCTCGCTAAATGCCCCACCGAGCCCGACGCCTACATCCCCGAGGGATGTCCTGAACTTCATTGA
- the LOC122035306 gene encoding oligopeptide transporter 5-like, whose protein sequence is MAASVSDNNPQKSNDEVEIKDDSPIEQVRMTVPTTDDPSLPCLTIRTWILGVFSCVLLSFVNQFFSYRTNQLSISSVCVQILALPIGRWMARVLPPAIIRIPLLNWSFSLNPGPFNMKEHVLLTIIASAGAGGDYAVGIVTIVKAFYHRGINVMAAVLLTQTTQLLGFGWAGLFRKFLVDSPYMWWPANLIQVSLFRALNEEERRPKGGVTRLQFFLICMACSFCYYVVPNYFFPTITCISILCFIWKDSITIHQIGSGMSGLGVGAIAFDWATAAMIGSPIAAPIFVLFNVLAGYVILVYIIMPLCYWNNLYDGRRFTLLSSHLFERSGKPYDLSRVLDTKTFTLNVEEYENYSRIYISTFFAMAYGIGFATLTATLSHVFLFDGQYMLKLWRQATSKANVNFLDVHGRIMKANYAAVPQWWFHLLLVVVTALSIYTCEGFGRALQLPYWGLFLAMAMAFVFTLPVGIITATTNTTPGLNIITEMVIGYIMPGKPLANVVFKTYGYMSMSQAITFLSDFKLGYYMKIPPRSMFVAQLAGSVIANASYFWTAWWLLTDVPHICDTNQLPDDTPWTCPSDSVFFSASVIWGVVGPARMFGPGSIYAGLNYFFLLGLLAPAVVYLFHRLFPEKKWIPLINFPVIFGSSGSMPPNKAINYNCWFIVGFVVNYWVFKHHKQWWGRYAYVMSAALDAGTSFMGVVAFFALRNYNIYSVNWWGGVTEDYCPLAKCPTEPGAYIPKGCPELH, encoded by the exons ATGGCTGCTTCAGTTTCTGATAATAATCCTCAGAAATCGAATG ATGAAGTGGAGATCAAGGACGACAGCCCGATCGAGCAGGTGCGGATGACGGTGCCGACGACCGACGATCCGTCGCTGCCGTGCCTGACGATCCGAACGTGGATCCTGGGCGTTTTCAGCTGCGTCCTCCTCTCCTTCGTCAACCAGTTCTTCAGCTACCGCACCAACCAGCTCTCCATCTCCAGCGTCTGCGTCCAGATCCTGGCGCTGCCCATCGGCCGCTGGATGGCCCGCGTCCTCCCGCCGGCGATCATCAGGATCCCTCTACTCAACTGGTCCTTCTCTCTCAACCCCGGCCCCTTCAACATGAAGGAGCACGTCCTCCTCACCATCATAGCCAGCGCCGGCGCCGGCGGCGATTACGCCGTCGGCATCGTCACCATCGTGAAGGCCTTCTACCACCGCGGCATCAACGTCATGGCCGCCGTCCTCCTCACACAAACCACTCAA tTGTTAGGATTCGGCTGGGCTGGATTGTTCAGAAAATTCTTGGTGGATTCTCCTTACATGTGGTGGCCTGCCAATCTCATTCAGGTCTCTCTATTCAG AGCGCTGAACGAAGAAGAACGGCGGCCAAAGGGCGGCGTGACGCGGCTCCAGTTCTTCCTCATTTGCATGGCCTGCAGCTTCTGCTACTACGTCGTCCCCAACTACTTCTTCCCGACCATCACCTGCATCTCGATCCTCTGCTTCATTTGGAAGGACTCCATCACCATCCACCAGATCGGCTCCGGCATGAGCGGCCTCGGCGTCGGCGCCATCGCCTTCGACTGGGCCACCGCCGCCATGATCGGCAGCCCCATAGCGGCGCCCATCTTCGTCCTCTTCAACGTCCTCGCCGGCTACGTCATCCTAGTCTACATCATCATGCCCCTCTGCTACTGGAACAACCTCTACGACGGTCGCCGCTTCACCTTGCTCAGCTCGCACCTCTTCGAGCGCTCCGGCAAGCCCTACGACCTCAGCCGCGTCCTCGACACCAAGACCTTCACTCTCAACGTGGAGGAGTACGAGAACTACAGCCGCATCTACATCAGCACCTTCTTCGCCATGGCCTACGGCATCGGCTTCGCCACCCTCACCGCCACCCTCTCCCACGTCTTCCTCTTCGACGGCCAGTACATGCTCAAGCTGTGGCGGCAGGCGACATCCAAGGCGAACGTGAACTTCCTGGACGTGCACGGCCGGATCATGAAGGCCAACTACGCCGCAGTGCCGCAGTGGTGGTTCCACCTCCTCCTCGTCGTCGTCACCGCGCTCTCCATCTACACCTGCGAGGGCTTCGGCCGCGCCCTGCAGCTGCCTTACTGGGGCCTCTTCCTCGCTATGGCCATGGCCTTCGTCTTCACCCTTCCCGTCGggatcatcaccgccaccacCAATACG ACGCCTGGACTGAACATAATAACAGAGATGGTGATCGGTTACATAATGCCGGGAAAGCCATTGGCCAATGTGGTGTTTAAAACCTACGGCTATATGAGTATGTCCCAAGCCATCACCTTTCTCAGCGATTTCAAGCTCGGTTACTACATGAAGATTCCTCCTAGGTCCATGTTCGTTGCTCAG tTGGCGGGTTCAGTGATCGCCAACGCGAGCTACTTCTGGACGGCGTGGTGGTTGCTCACCGACGTCCCCCACATTTGCGATACCAACCAGTTGCCGGACGACACCCCGTGGACGTGCCCCAGCGACTCCGTCTTCTTCAGCGCCTCCGTTATCTGGGGTGTCGTTGGCCCTGCTCGGATGTTCGGCCCCGGCTCCATCTACGCCGGCCTCAACTACTTCTTCCTCCTCGGCCTCCTCGCCCCCGCCGTCGTCTACCTCTTCCACCGCCTCTTCCCGGAGAAGAAGTGGATCCCGCTCATCAACTTCCCCGTCATCTTCGGCTCCTCCGGCAGCATGCCGCCTAACAAGGCCATCAACTACAACTGCTGGTTCATCGTCGGCTTCGTCGTCAACTACTGGGTGTTCAAGCACCACAAGCAGTGGTGGGGGCGCTACGCCTATGTCATGTCTGCCGCCCTCGACGCCGGCACGAGTTTCATGGGCGTCGTCGCCTTCTTCGCCCTCAGGAACTATAACATCTACTCTGTCAACTGGTGGGGAGGCGTCACCGAGGACTATTGTCCCCTCGCTAAATGCCCCACCGAGCCCGGCGCCTACATCCCCAAGGGATGTCCTGAACTTCATTGA